A region of the Litchfieldia alkalitelluris genome:
CTGAATATTAGCACTTGAAATGAAACTTTTTTGCCTTCATAATCGTATTATTAAGTAAGAGCTGATTAGTAATCTTCGGGTTTAGGAAGGAATGTATTCTAACAGCCATTTTAGGCGTTTCTTTTCTTTGAGATTATTTATTAAAGAAGAGAACTTCAAATAAAGAGGTGAATAGGTTGGTGAGATTGAGGACCAAAGGGGTAATTGTGCTATCAATGATTCTTTTCATTGTAGGATGTAATTCTTCTCATCAGCTGTATGAGGTAAGTGATGTGCCATATGGAAAAGAACGAGTATTGGAAAAACTGCCAGTACCTGTAGAGTTTTTTGGAATTGCAAAAGAAATACAGACTCTTGACATGAATGGGGAAGCTTTTAATACAGTTGGTGGATGGTATGATAATGAAAGTATTTTATATATAGTCGATGATATGGAGAAGTCTTCCGTTTATCACTATAATCTTTTTACGGGAACTAAAAAAGAGTTTTTTTCAACAACCTCACATATTCTGTCAATGAAAGCAAATGAAGACCATTCATTATTTTTATTACATACGTCAAAATCACGTGATAAGGCAAACATCGTTGTTATTGACCGAAAAGGTAAAACGGTATTAGAATGGGAAGTTGATTCTTTTGACCTTGAGTATTCATGGAATCCTTATAATCATAGTCAATTAATTGTTACGACGTTCTTGAAGGACTGGAGCTATAAATCCTACCTCATTAATACAGAAACCGACAACATAACCTCGATTGAGCTTAAGGAACCTTTTGTTAAATGGCTTGATGAAAACACAATTGGCTATATGCATTGGGAAACAGATGAGCCATCGTTTTCAGCTCCGTTATATAGTTATAAGATAGAAACAGGAGAAGAGAAGAAGCTGTTAGATGATATCGTTTCCTTCTCAACATTTTCCGATATTTTATTAACGGTCTCGATGCATGAAGATAAGGAGGCATTTAGTTTTTATCGTTTTAGTAAAACTAGGAATGGTGAGAAACTATATGAATATTCGTTTCCATTATTGTCAAATTATTCGGGATGGTTTATTCCATATCAGAGCTATAATAAAACTAAGCAAAACTTTATCACGTTCCGGCCTTACAGCGCTGGAGATTTAGATACCTATTCTCAAGGGTTTGAACTCATTTCCTTATCTTTGGAAAATGGAGCAGAAACGTCATTATTCCATGGGATAGAAGGCTTACCAATCAGTTTTTCAGAAAATGGTGAGTATGGGTTATATGGGTATCAATTCGAAAAAATCATTGATCTAAAAAGTAAAAAAATCATTGAGTTTATTAAATTATAACGTTTGGAGAGGTGTGTAACATGGCAATTGTAGATGTAACAGTAATTCCAATAGGAACAGAGACACCGAGTGTAAGCGAATATGTAGCAAACATTCAAGGTATTTTAGCGGGTTATAAAGAAGAAGGGAAAATCAATTATAAATTAACACCGATGAATACAATCATAGAGGGAGAGCTATCGACTCTTTTTGAAGTGATTCAAGCCATCCATGAAGCCCCGTTTGCACAGGGAATTCAGCGTGTTGCAACGAACATTAGAATTGATGACCGTCGAGATAAAAAAGTGAAGATGGACGATAAGCTAGCGAGCGTTCAGTCAAAGTTATAAAGATAAACTAGATTTACTATTAAGGAAAGGGAATTCCGAAATTGTTCTAACGAGATCTCTTTCTGAGTGCAATAAGTGAAAAAACAAATCAAAAAAATAGCATGTTAGCATGCTATTTTTTATTGTAATAGGCACGTTTATGACAATTTTATTTGAAAATTAACATTACATCTATTCGATACGAGCTATATTTTTAATCACGTTCACTTTTGAAGTAATCGTTTTTCGTATTTGCCTTTTACAGAGCAGTAAATAAAAAATAGAGGGAGAAATTTCCCTAATTCGTAAATAGCATTGAAAAATAGCATAAATAGAGGGAGAAATTTCTCTTATTTGACTAGAAATACTTGAAAATAGGTAATTTTGTTTATATAAGCGGAAAAACTTCCTCTATTCACCTCAAAACTAGCTTTAATCTACAAATAGCGGAAAAATCTACGCTTATTTTTTCGCTGATTACTTAGTATTTGTCCTGAGTTCCCTTTTCTTTACTAAATCGCTTACAAAATTATTAAAATTCAATAAAAAAAGGTTGTGTGTTGTCATTCAAGCAGTATTCAATTCTCTGTCTGAAATTCTTAAAGGTTACCATTTCTAAGGCTTGCTCAATAGGATAAAACCCTACTTCCAAACTTTCGGATGAAGTTGTTAATTTGCCTCCAACTGGCTTAGCTAAAAATAAAGTATTGCATATTGAACGGTTCACATTTTGGAATATTCCACAAAATTTTAAAACCTCAATATCAATACCTGTCTCCTCTTTCGTTTCCCTTATTGCTCCATCTTTCAAAGATTCTCCTTCTTCAACTTGTCCACCAGGCATTTCCCAACCTCTTCTAGGACCTTTAATTAATAAAATTTCATTTTGTTCATTTATTACAATAGTCGCTGCTGAAACTATATGTTTTGGTGGTGAATAAATATGTTTTGGTGGTGAATAAATATGTTTTGTGCTTTGTCCCACCTGAGTGCCCCCCATTTCTTTAATGTTATTTAGCGGAAATCGCTAATTATTTGGAAGATTATGCCAATACAAGTTTATCATAGGTCACATTCGTTGAGAACAGGCAACTATCAACAGTCATCTTGTTAACCGTTGTGTCTCGCCATTACCGTTTTCTAATATCAACAGAGTTACTAAACATAGCAAAAATAAAAAAAGCTGACTATATTAGTCGGCTTTTTTCGAACGTTCAAGAAATTATAATTTTATCGTAGTCCTGGTGTCTAGCTCAAGGCGCCATCGGTTCGGGGTCATAAGCCAATCACTTCGGAAGGTCAAAAACGCCTTCTAAGATGAATTCAAAGAATTCATCCTATTCAGTGCTTGTCTTATGCCTGTCACCGATAGGCGGGCGCCTTTCGCTTTTCTTAATTAGTGAGCTACTGGGAATCCATGATCAATTAGTGTCATAACTGAGAACCATCCGAAAACAACCACTGATCCAAATGAGAAACCAATTGCTAATAAATTTTTGTCGCGAATAGAACCAATTAATCCAAAAATAGATAAAAGTGATACTAAAGCAAAAATAATAACTGTACCCATGAAAACTGCCCCCTTTTTAAAAAGTTCTTATTCTTATACTTCCCAAGAAAGGGAAAAACTACAACTATGTAGAGTTTATGATGATTCCAAGTTATATTTTAATCGTTTTCAGATCATTTGTCGAGGTCTAAAAGAGAAAGTTCAATTTCATAAGCGTTAGCAAAACGTTGAATTAACTCCCTTTGATGAATATCGACGAAATAAAAGAATTGTCCATCTACATTTTCAGTCGAAATTAAAAATTCTTCTATCTGAAATAGTGCCATTTCAATTTGAGTAGCTTCTCCAGAAACAATGTTAAAAGCAAATACCGAGTTTTTTATTAGGTAATAGACTTCATCAATGATAAAACCGTAATCCTCAAACAAGGGTGTAATCTCAGCTTGCTTAAGATGAACTAATTCATAACAATCTTCAAGTACTTGGTTATCCTGAAAATATTGTTCTGCCTCGATAAACTTTTCTGCTGAATGAAAAATAATTAGCAACTCTTCTTCGTAAAATTGTCCACTTTTATCATTAAGAAATGAAATATCATCTGAACTAGGCTGGTCATTCAGTTCGATTGCATAAACAGTCTTCATTGTATCCTTCTCCCTAGTAGAAATGGTTTCTTCTTTGTCCTATTCTTTTTATAGTGTAGAATAAAAGGATAATAACTGCAATGGAGGAAATAAAATGAAGTGGCAACGAATTCCTTTAGGACCTTTACAAACAAACGCCTATCTATTATCAAACGATAAGAAAGAATGTGTCATTTTCGATCCTGGTGGAGATGCTTCTCGATTACAATCCTTGATCCAAAAACAACAATTAAAACCGGTGGCTATATTATTAACACATGCCCATTTTGATCATATTGGGGCAGTGGATTCAATAAGAGCAGCATACAATATTCCCGTTTATGTTCATGAAAAAGAAAAGAATTGGTTAAAAGACGCGTCATTAAATGGCTCACAGTTTTTCATTCCAGATGGGGGAGTATCAGTTAATGAAGCAGATCATTTAATTACGAAGGAAGGCACTTTTACGGTTGGTTCATTTAGTTTTACACTCTTCCATACACCAGGTCATTCTCCAGGAAGTATCTCCTTTTATGTAAAAGAGCTTGAAGTGGTCTTTTCGGGAGATGCATTATTTGAAGGGAGTATAGGTAGAACTGATTTACCGGGTGGTAATCATCAACAGCTCATCACTAGTATTCATGAAAAACTATTAACTCTTCCTGAAGAGACAATCGTGTTATCAGGACATGGTGGAGAAACAACGATTGGTGCTGAAATGGATTATAATCCTTTCCTGAATGGGTTTTAAGTTAGGAGAGAACAAATTGTGCTAAATATTTTAAAAAAGCTTATTGAGGACTCACCACAACAAGCGATTACATATGAAGAATATATGAATGCAGTACTCTATGATGAAACCTGCGGCTACTATATGAAACACATTCAAAAGATTGGTAAGCAAGGGGATTTTATCACTAGTAGTAACTTTTCAAATGTTTTCGGGATGTTATTTTCAAAGGTGTTTAGTGAAGTTTGCACGAAGAACGAACTACCCTTCCTGATTTGTGAGATTGGAGGGGGGAATGGGCGTTTTGCAAAAGCGGTTCTTGAGGAATGGAAAAAGCAAAGCCCTGAAACATTTGATCTTCTAACTTATATCATTATTGAGAAAAGTCCTTATCATCTTAAATTGCAGCAGGAGATTTTACTTGTGGGTGAAAAGGTGCTGCAATACGCTAGCATTGAAGAAATAAAAGGGGATTTTCCTCAATATGAAGGAATCATTATTTCAAATGAATTATTTGATGCATTTCCAGTTCGTGTGATCGAAAAGCATAAGAATGAATTGGTTGAAATCAAGGTTTCGATCGATCCTGATGGGAATTTATGTGAGAGAGTTTTTAGCTTAGAAGATGATCAGATTATTAACTATTTAAATGAGCAGAAGTTGAGCTTAAAAGAAAACCAGCGTTTTGAGGTTCCTCTTGCCATGATTACATATCTTCAAGAGCTTTCACACTTTCTTACAAGCGGTTTAATGATCACCATTGACTATGGATATACAAATGAGGAATGGATGTTACCATACCATCAAAAAGGAAGTCTCAGAGGGTACCTGAATCATCAAATGATAAAGGATCCGCTAAAGCATCCGTCTGAAATGGATTTAACCACACATATCAGCTTTGATGCATTACAATATTATGGAGAAAAAAACGGACTTCAGTTTATAGGGAAACTAAGACAAGATGAATTTTTAATCGAAGCAGGTATTCTGGAATATTTGCAGGATCATCATGACCACGATCCCTTCTCGGAAAAGGCGAAGCAAAATCGAGCAATTAGGTCTTTGATTATGAACGGTGGAATTAGTGAATCGTTCCATGTGGTTATCCAGGCAAAAAATCTAGAAGTAGAAGATTTATTTAAGCAGAAATTAGCCAAATAAAAAAAAGCGATTAAAAATCGCTTTTTTTAATGGCCTCCACCAGGAGTCATCATGAATGTTGTCCAATAAGTGAAACCAACAAAGAAAACTGTTAAATATGCACCAAATATGTAAATATACATACGCTCAGACAACTTTAAATAACTTAATAAAACAAAGAATCCAGTTTGACCAAAGAAAAGTAGTGCAGTTTTTTCCATATGGCCAAGGTAAAACATGACAGCGAAGATTCCTGTCCAGAATCCTAAAACTCGGAACATACGATCCATATGTATCCCTCCTTTGACCTTGAGTCCATCCTACACTATTATAATGTACAATTTAGTCAATTGTAAATATTACTTTGTAACAAAAGCTTCATAACTGCAAGATTCACAGCCAACCATCATGTTTTCAGCCTGTAATAATTCAACTTTATCAAATAAAACCTCAAACATTCCTTGAATAAACGCATAATGCATATCACAAACAGAGTCTGTATGCTCCTTAGCTAATTCTTTAAAAGGACAGTTATTTATATGAAAAAAGATTTTTGTTTTTTCAAAGTTATGATTAACTTCTGGATAAAAACCAGCTAATGTAGCAGCTTGTTTCAGGATCGCTAATTTTTCATCAAAGGATAGTTCAGCCAAGAATGGCTTATTTGATGGAATTTCGCTTTGAATTAATTCTCTACCGAAACGTTTTCCAGTTTGATATAAAGCTTCTTTTCCTACATGTCCTAAAGTCATCATCGTTTCAATCGCTACTTTAGCGAGTAATTGGTAGTCTCTATATGGAAAGTGAAGTTGGACGATGTCATCAGAGAGGCGGTATAACCTACTAGGCCTTCCACCCTTACCCGTTTTTCTCGTTTCAGACACAAGCATATTAACATCCTCAAGCTTTGATAAATGTAGTCTAGCTACATTTGGATGAATCTTAAACTCATCAGCAATCTCTTGAACAGTCACTTCACAATGTCGTTTTGTTACAAATTGATAAATATAATATCGAGTTGGATCAGACAATACATTTGTTATTTTTAATGTTTGTTCCATCCCAATTCACCTCTGCTCCTCTATAATAATTCCATTATAATACAAAAAATTTACATTGGAATTGTAATTAAGCTGTAAACGTCATTTGTTGTTTTTTGTTCACAACTGTTATAGTGAAAAACTAAAAGGTTTTCGTAGGGATAATAGTGGGAAATCGATCACAAAGGTTGATATACCAACAATCGTGTGGATTTATTTTCTAAGTTATCTCTGTGAATTTTTCTTGAACAAAAGAAACCACCTTATCCAAGGTGGTTTCATGGTAGCTGGGCTAGCTGGATTCGAACCAACGCATGACGGAGTCAAAGTCCGTTGCCTTACCGCTTGGCTATAGCCCAATGATGTTAATGTTTTTTTGTAAGTTAAAAAGTGTTTTTAATAATCACTTGTAAATGATTATAACTATATTATAGACAAATCGAAAGAGATTATACAAAAAAATATTATTTCTATATAAAAATATGTGGTGAATATTAATAGCCCCTTGATAAAAACTATGACTATTATTTGTTGGAAGGGGTTAAGAATAATGGATTGGGATTTACTTTGGAAAGCCACGGTTATCGTGATTGGTGGAACATTGTTGCTACGAATTGCGGGAAGAAAATCAATTGCTCAAATGA
Encoded here:
- a CDS encoding YqgU-like beta propeller domain-containing protein, with product MILFIVGCNSSHQLYEVSDVPYGKERVLEKLPVPVEFFGIAKEIQTLDMNGEAFNTVGGWYDNESILYIVDDMEKSSVYHYNLFTGTKKEFFSTTSHILSMKANEDHSLFLLHTSKSRDKANIVVIDRKGKTVLEWEVDSFDLEYSWNPYNHSQLIVTTFLKDWSYKSYLINTETDNITSIELKEPFVKWLDENTIGYMHWETDEPSFSAPLYSYKIETGEEKKLLDDIVSFSTFSDILLTVSMHEDKEAFSFYRFSKTRNGEKLYEYSFPLLSNYSGWFIPYQSYNKTKQNFITFRPYSAGDLDTYSQGFELISLSLENGAETSLFHGIEGLPISFSENGEYGLYGYQFEKIIDLKSKKIIEFIKL
- a CDS encoding MTH1187 family thiamine-binding protein, with the protein product MAIVDVTVIPIGTETPSVSEYVANIQGILAGYKEEGKINYKLTPMNTIIEGELSTLFEVIQAIHEAPFAQGIQRVATNIRIDDRRDKKVKMDDKLASVQSKL
- a CDS encoding NUDIX hydrolase — encoded protein: MGQSTKHIYSPPKHIYSPPKHIVSAATIVINEQNEILLIKGPRRGWEMPGGQVEEGESLKDGAIRETKEETGIDIEVLKFCGIFQNVNRSICNTLFLAKPVGGKLTTSSESLEVGFYPIEQALEMVTFKNFRQRIEYCLNDNTQPFFIEF
- a CDS encoding DUF2759 domain-containing protein translates to MGTVIIFALVSLLSIFGLIGSIRDKNLLAIGFSFGSVVVFGWFSVMTLIDHGFPVAH
- a CDS encoding MBL fold metallo-hydrolase, whose translation is MKWQRIPLGPLQTNAYLLSNDKKECVIFDPGGDASRLQSLIQKQQLKPVAILLTHAHFDHIGAVDSIRAAYNIPVYVHEKEKNWLKDASLNGSQFFIPDGGVSVNEADHLITKEGTFTVGSFSFTLFHTPGHSPGSISFYVKELEVVFSGDALFEGSIGRTDLPGGNHQQLITSIHEKLLTLPEETIVLSGHGGETTIGAEMDYNPFLNGF
- a CDS encoding class I SAM-dependent methyltransferase; translation: MLNILKKLIEDSPQQAITYEEYMNAVLYDETCGYYMKHIQKIGKQGDFITSSNFSNVFGMLFSKVFSEVCTKNELPFLICEIGGGNGRFAKAVLEEWKKQSPETFDLLTYIIIEKSPYHLKLQQEILLVGEKVLQYASIEEIKGDFPQYEGIIISNELFDAFPVRVIEKHKNELVEIKVSIDPDGNLCERVFSLEDDQIINYLNEQKLSLKENQRFEVPLAMITYLQELSHFLTSGLMITIDYGYTNEEWMLPYHQKGSLRGYLNHQMIKDPLKHPSEMDLTTHISFDALQYYGEKNGLQFIGKLRQDEFLIEAGILEYLQDHHDHDPFSEKAKQNRAIRSLIMNGGISESFHVVIQAKNLEVEDLFKQKLAK
- a CDS encoding DUF2626 domain-containing protein, translated to MDRMFRVLGFWTGIFAVMFYLGHMEKTALLFFGQTGFFVLLSYLKLSERMYIYIFGAYLTVFFVGFTYWTTFMMTPGGGH
- a CDS encoding helix-turn-helix transcriptional regulator, with the protein product MEQTLKITNVLSDPTRYYIYQFVTKRHCEVTVQEIADEFKIHPNVARLHLSKLEDVNMLVSETRKTGKGGRPSRLYRLSDDIVQLHFPYRDYQLLAKVAIETMMTLGHVGKEALYQTGKRFGRELIQSEIPSNKPFLAELSFDEKLAILKQAATLAGFYPEVNHNFEKTKIFFHINNCPFKELAKEHTDSVCDMHYAFIQGMFEVLFDKVELLQAENMMVGCESCSYEAFVTK